In Arvicola amphibius chromosome 1, mArvAmp1.2, whole genome shotgun sequence, one DNA window encodes the following:
- the LOC119820564 gene encoding S-phase kinase-associated protein 1 yields the protein MPSIKLQSSDGEIFEVDVEIAKQSVTIKTMLEDLGMDDEGDDDPVPLPNVNAAILKKVIQWCTHHKDDPPPPEDDEKKEKLTDDIPVWDQEFLKVDQGTLFELILAANYLDIKGLLDVTCKTVANMIMGKTPGEIRKTFNIKNDFTEEEEAQVRKENQWCEEK from the coding sequence ATGCCTTCGATAAAGTTGCAAAGTTCTGATGGAGAGATATTTGAAGTTGATGTAGAAATTGCCAAACAATCTGTGACTATCAAGACCATGCTGGAAGATTTGGGAATGGATGATGAGGGAGATGATGATCCTGTTCCTTTACCAAATGTTAATGCAGCAATTCTAAAAAAGGTCATTCAGTGGTGCACCCATCACAAGGACgaccctcctcctcctgaggatgatgagaaaaaagaaaagctgacaGATGATATTCCTGTTTGGGACCAAGAATTCCTGAAAGTTGACCAAGGAACACTTTTTGAGCTTATTCTGGCTGCAAACTACTTAGACATCAAAGGTTTGCTTGATGTCACATGCAAGACTGTGGCCAATATGATTATGGGGAAAACTCCTGGGGAGATTCGTAAAACCTTCAATATCAAAAATGACTTTACTGAAGAGGAAGAGGCCCAGGTACGCAAGGAGAACCAGTGGTGTGAAGAGAAGTGA
- the Tspyl6 gene encoding testis-specific Y-encoded-like protein 6 yields the protein MSSLGGQTEAGDGSVAPGPAGEPAAAAEPPQDRAGEDAGPGIAVGLDGLGQEAASPPPEGPEAAPDEGLPRGQPGPGGTELPAPDGVAKTKARVQKVDRGAGEEGAEKPADEDAEEAGPRLPNVALQMRSLEAIQLDLNTVNAQADRALQQLQHKYGQLRQYYLERRNYVIQSIPGFWVTALRNHPQLFEMITGRDAEMLRYITNLEVKESRLSRSSCRFKFFFRRNPFFRNTLIVKDYEVRPTGQVVSLSTPIIWRPGHEPQPFIYGNQEVTCSFFTWLSDHSHPERDRIAQIIKEDLWPNPLQYYPFHVGAPRARRHQIREPVEIPRPFGFQSG from the coding sequence ATGAGCTCCCTCGGAGGGCAGACTGAGGCCGGGGACGGCAGCGTGGCGCCCGGGCCTGCAGGTGAGCCCGCAGCGGCAGCGGAGCCTCCCCAGGACCGAGCCGGCGAGGATGCTGGGCCCGGCATCGCGGTCGGCCTCGACGGGCTGGGGCAGGAGGCGGCCTCGCCGCCGCCTGAAGGCCCGGAAGCCGCCCCGGACGAGGGCCTCCCGCGAGGCCAGCCAGGCCCCGGCGGCACAGAGCTGCCTGCCCCCGACGGCGTGGCCAAGACCAAGGCCAGGGTCCAGAAGGTGGACAGGGGTGCAGGGGAGGAGGGGGCTGAGAAGCCAGCAGATGAGGATGCGGAGGAGGCGGGGCCGCGCCTCCCGAATGTGGCTCTGCAGATGAGGTCCCTGGAGGCCATCCAGCTGGATCTGAACACGGTGAATGCCCAGGCCGACCGCGCCCTCCAGCAGCTGCAGCACAAGTATGGGCAGCTCCGTCAGTACTATCTGGAGCGCAGGAACTATGTTATCCAGAGCATCCCCGGCTTCTGGGTCACGGCCCTTCGCAACCACCCGCAGCTGTTCGAGATGATTACAGGCCGAGATGCGGAAATGCTAAGATACATAACCAACCTGGAGGTGAAGGAGTCCAGACTCTCTAGGTCAAGTTGCCGGTTCAAGTTCTTCTTCCGAAGAAACCCCTTCTTTAGAAACACTCTGATCGTCAAGGACTACGAGGTCAGACCCACTGGCCAAGTGGTATCGCTCTCCACTCCAATCATCTGGCGCCCTGGCCATGAACCACAGCCCTTCATTTATGGGAACCAGGAGGTCACGTGCAGTTTCTTCACCTGGCTTTCAGACCACAGCCATCCAGAGCGCGACAGGATTGCCCAGATTATCAAAGAGGATCTCTGGCCAAACCCACTCCAGTATTATCCCTTCCACGTAGGGGCTCCTAGAGCTAGACGTCACCAGATCAGAGAGCCTGTGGAGATTCCTAGACCCTTTGGTTTCCAGTCTGGTTAG